The proteins below come from a single Lates calcarifer isolate ASB-BC8 linkage group LG11, TLL_Latcal_v3, whole genome shotgun sequence genomic window:
- the usp31 gene encoding LOW QUALITY PROTEIN: ubiquitin carboxyl-terminal hydrolase 31 (The sequence of the model RefSeq protein was modified relative to this genomic sequence to represent the inferred CDS: inserted 1 base in 1 codon; deleted 3 bases in 3 codons), with translation MSCKAATKDKKSSFSKKLFRRGSVRSVGSFMSRVLRTLTALSHFGSEVQTEDDKDDGGFSTFKSGSKDVPMDDGDMGGFLSGERVPGVSGLKNHGNTCFMNAILQCLSNTELFAEYLVLEHYKGEELDEDKPKTNGVHLQKKGPLGKGEVTEQLSGLVRALWTFEYTPQHSRDFKNAVSKNATQFXGNAQHDAQEFLLWLLDRVHEDLNTVNPNSRPAIKPPIEEDDQSIEGPSPPLSAGSFVQELFQAQYRSSLTCPHCQKQSNTFDPFLCISLPIPLPHTRPLYVTVVYQGKYSHCMRIGVAVPLNSTVYRLRDAVSRETKIPMDQFVLTEMYYDGFHRSFCDDDDDLDIIQESDSIFAFETPETFKLENIRTKRGSLLANLNHNNLKYGTEISRTPSFMQGAMTPVTASPNKNLGPEKIILLVCNRACTGHQGKRFGLPFVLYMERAVTWDALQKEILEKMRHLLRPGVYIQVGPFSLRVVGVVGITYLLPQDERPLCHPTVERAYKSCGQGGPPHVKIVVEWDKETKDYLFGHTEEEYIPDAESVYLHREQHHQPQACTLAQCFQLYTKEEQLAPDDAWRCPHCKQLQQGRIKLSLWTLPDVLILHLKRFRQEGDRRVKMQNMVRFPLMGMDMAPHVVKRSQSSWSLPSHWSPWRRPYGLGRNPDDYLYDLYAVCNHHGNMHGGHYTAYCKNSIDGQWYCFDDSEVSPVADDDVCQQTAYILFYQRRTAIPSWSANSSVAGSTSSSLCDHWVNRLPGSRPASLASGASSRRTSLASLAESVEFPGERSEDDGGFSVRPFVRSIQRQSLSSRSSIASPLAFSDSGIKPSWSLSAKLHMRSNSPSRFSLDSRCSPPLERIGEASDDKVSTSCFGSYSRHERYFGSRTPLSMMESNFSDQDNNKRFLDMMYCRAPTPVEKSTKNEPTENNNQITAIDQNILPAQATPSKEQKRKSSIGGFASKAESTGSIKSSNKVEQEKTSKKRLCSTLKTSASETSSSTPVKGKKVSNTKEKSVNAKKNTSTPSGTPSKRKEATLPPEATPQHKPCVRSTPQSSASPSPTAKKNSSVTEKSATSGRKRLVERSYSRDSMHTSPLVDNLRGSSVARSSPSKNGESNRLEKRSVRSSSSSSSVTSLRSPSVSTRDLQRSSKSEEKGLSFFRSALRQRESRRSADLGKSTLLAKKASERTCKQNGQAKEIGAENGKTGDAVSSQTSIETHGGETKESSKPPSSLSRTLLNVGKSKSSTSEVSLKSPTNGKKPLERMASSRKLSSSMQSPARTTQRPQ, from the exons ATGTCTTGCAAAGCTGCAACCAAGGACAAGAAGTCGAGCTTCAGCAAGAAGCTGTTCAGGCGAGGCTCTGTTCGCTCTGTGGGCAGTTTTATGAGCAGAGTCCTGAGGACACTGACAGCCTTATCCCACTTTGGATCTGAGGTACAAACAGAGGATGACAAAGATGATGGAGGATTTTCCACTTTTAAATCTGGAAGTAAAGATGTGCCCATGGACGATGGGGACATGGGGGGTTTCCTGTCCGGAGAGAGAGTTCCTGGAGTGTCAGGTCTCAAAAACCACGGGAATACCTGCTTCATGAATGCGATTCTGCAATGCCTCAGTAACACTGAACTTTTTGCCGAGTACCTGGTTCTGGAGCACTACAAAGGCGAGGAGCTGGACGAGGACAAGCCGAAGACAAATGGCGTACATCTGCAGAAGAAGGGTCCTCTGGGTAAAGGAGAGGTTACGGAGCAGCTGTCAGGACTTGTGCGGGCTTTGTGGACGTTTGAGTATACCCCccaacacagcagagacttCAAG AATGctgtgtcaaaaaatgccacGCAGT AAGGGAACGCTCAGCACGATGCTCAAGAGtttctgctgtggctgctggaCAGAGTGCATGAGGACCTCAATACAGTCAACCCCAACAGCAGGCCTGCTATAAAG cCCCCTATCGAAGAAGATGACCAGAGCATAGAGGGgccttctcctcccctctctgctggGTCGTTCGTACAAGAACTGTTCCAGGCTCAGTACAG gTCTTCTCTCACCTGTCCACATTGCCAAAAGCAGAGCAATACGTTTGATCCCTTCCTCTGCATCTCCTTACCCATCCCACTACCGCACACACG GCCCCTGTATGTGACAGTGGTCTACCAGGGGAAGTACTCTCACTGTATGAGGATTGGAGTTGCTGTTCCCCTCAACAGCACTGTCTATCGCCTCAGAGATGCTGTGTCACGTGAGACCAAGATCCCAATGGACCAG tttgttctgaCTGAAATGTACTATGATGGTTTTCACCGATCATTTTGTGATGATGACGACGACCTTGACATCATTCAAGAGAGTGATTCCATCTTTGCCTTTGAGACACCAGAGACCTTCAAACTGGAAAATATACGCACAAAAAGAG GAAGTCTCCTTGCAAACCTGAATCACAACAACTTGAAGTATGGGACAGAAATCAGCAGGACTCCATCTTTCATGCAGGGGGCCATGACTCCTGTAACTGCATCACCCAATAAAAACCTGGGGCCAGAAAAAATTATCCTTTTGGTGTGTAACAGGGCTTGCACTGGCCACCAAGGAAAGAG GTTCGGCTTGCCCTTTGTTCTGTACATGGAGCGCGCCGTGACCTGGGATGCTCTACAAAAAGAGATCCTGGAGAAAATGCGTCATCTTTTGAGGCCTGGGGTCTACATTCAG gtgggacCTTTCAGTCTTCGGGTGGTTGGCGTTGTTGGTATAACCTACCTCCTTCCCCAAGACGAGCGACCACTGTGTCACCCAACTGTGGAAAG GGCATACAAGTCCTGTGGACAAGGGGGACCACCGCATGTGAAGATAGTGGTAGAGTGGGACAAAGAGACCAAGGACTA TCTGTTTGGACACACTGAGGAGGAGTACATTCCTGATGCTGAGAGTGTGTATCTGCACAGAGAACAACATCATCAGCCGCAGGCTTGCACCCTCGCTCAGTGCTTTCAGCTCTACACTAAGGAGGAACAG ctggCCCCAGACGATGCCTGGCGCTGTCcccactgcaaacagctgcagcagggcCGCATCAAGCTCAGCCTGTGGACACTGCCGGATGTGCTCATACTGCATCTCAAGAGGTTCAGACAG GAGGGGGACCGCAGGGTGAAGATGCAGAACATGGTGAGGTTCCCGCTGATGGGTATGGACATGGCACCTCATGTGGTTAAGAGGAGTCAGAGCAGCTGGAGTTTACCTTCCCATTGGTCGCCATGGAGAAGGCCCTACGGCCTGGGACGAAACCCTGATGACTACCTATATGACCTTTATGCTGTGTGCAACCACCATGGGAATATGCACGGAGGCCACTACACTG CTTACTGCAAGAACTCTATCGATGGTCAGTGGTACTGCTTTGATGACAGTGAGGTTTCGCCAGtagctgatgatgatgtgtgtcaGCAGACGGCCTACATACTCTTCTACCAGAGGAGGACTGCTATTCCCTCCTGGTCGGCCAACAGCTCTGTTGCTG GTTCCACCAGTTCATCT CTGTGTGACCACTGGGTCAACAGGCTGCCCGGTAGCAGGCCAGCTAGCTTGGCCTCTGGAGCCTCATCCAGACGCACCTCACTGGCTTCTCTGGCTGAGTCAGTAGAGTTTCCAGGAGAGCGCAGTGAGGATGATG GAGGGTTCTCCGTCCGCCCTTTTGTGAGGAGCATTCAGCGTCAGAGTTTGTCTTCCAGGTCATCCATCGCTAGTCCTTTAGCCTTCAGCGACAGCGGGATAAAGCCGTCTTGGTCTCTCTCTGCGAAGCTGCACATGAGATCCAACTCACCCTCACGTTTCTCCCTCGACTCTCGATGCTCACCTCCTTTAGAGAGGATAGGAGAGGCCTCTGATGATAAGGTTTCCACATCCTGTTTTGGCAGCTACAGTAGACACGAACGTTACTTTGGCAGCAGGACTCCTTTGTCTATGATGGAGAGCAACTTCAGCGACCAGGACAACAATAAAAGGTTCCTAGACATGATGTACTGCAGGGCTCCCACTCCAGTGGAAAAGAGCACCAAAAATGAGccaactgaaaacaacaaccagATTACAGCTATAGACCAAAACATACTACCTGCCCAAGCAACTCCCTCCAAAGAACAGAAACGGAAGAGTAGCATTGGAGGATTTGCCTCAAAGGCAGAAAGCACAGGCTCCATAAAGAGCTCAAACAAAGTGGAGCAAGAGAAAACCTCCAAAAAACGTTTGTGCTCAACGCTTAAGACCTCTGCTTCTGAGACGTCTTCCAGTACGCCTGTGAAAGGCAAGAAGGTGAGCAATACTAAAGAAAAGAGTGTAAATGCCAAGAAAAACACCTCAACACCCAGTGGGACCCCTTCCAAAAGAAAGGAAGCAACTCTGCCTCCAGAGGCGACACCACAACATAAGCCATGTGTCCGCTCCACACCTCAGTCCTCAGCTTCTCCCTCACCAACTGCAAAGAAGAATTCCAGTGTCACA GAGAAAAGTGCTACGAGTGGTCGGAAACGACTGGTAGAAAGGAGCTACAGCAGAGATTCTATGCACACTAGCCCTCTGGTTGACAACCTCCGAGGCAGCTCAGTAGCTCGCTCTTCACCCTCTAAGAATGGGGAAAGCAAT CGGCTCGAAAAGAGATCTGTGAggagctccagcagcagctcttcgGTCACTAGCCTGCGCTCACCCAGCGTATCCACCAGAGACCTGCAGCGTAGCAGCAAATCTGAGGAAAAAGGGTTGTCTTTCTTCAGGAGTGCCCTTCGGCAAAGGGAAAGCCGCCGGTCGGCTGACTTAGGAAAAAGTACCTTGCTTGCCAAAAAGGCCTCTGAGAGGACGTGCAAGCAAAATGGACAAGCCAAGGAGATCGGTGCTGAAAATGGAAAGACAGGAGACGCTGTGTCCTCACAGACGTCTATCGAGACTCACGGAGGTGAGACAAAGGAGTCTTCCAAGCCCCCCAGCTCTCTCAGTCGCACTCTATTAAACGTAGGCAAGTCCAAGTCTTCCACTTCTGAAGTAAGTCTCAAGTCTCCCACAAACGGGAAGAAGCCTCTTGAAAGGATGGCATCTTCCCGAAAGCTGTCGTCGAGCATGCAATCTCCCGCACGTACAACACAGAGGCCTCAATGA